CTCGCTGAGCATCTTTTGGGAGCCAAGGCCCTTGAGGAGCTTTTCGATCCGGCTCGGCGCCGCTATCGCGATGCCCACGGGCTTGCCTCCACCATCTTTTATCCTGCGGTCTATCCTGTCCAGCATCGCAAGGTCGGTAGGATCAGATACCGCCAAAACCGATGCAAATCCTTTCCTTATCGGGATGAGCCGCGCCTTATGGAGCATCTCGGCAGGCACCTTTTCCAGGATCTCATCGTCTACTTCAGCTCCTTCGATTTCCATGAACTCCAGGCCGTACTGTTCAGCGAGAGCGGCGGCAAGCTCGCTCTCGCCTATGATACCGAGTCTCAGGCAGGCGTCCCCGAACCGAACCCCTTGCTCTTTCGAGTACGCGAGCGCCTTCTCGATGTCGTCGTTCGAGACGCTCCAGTTAAGGACGAGTATTTCCCCCAGCCGCTTCATTGTCACATCCTCGCCCCGAGCTGGAATACAGGCATGTACATAAGGACGACTATCGCGCCGATAACGAGACCCATGATAATCATAAGCGCAGGCTCTATGAGTTTGGTAAGGACGTCCACCCTGTGCTCGACTTCCTGCTCATGGAAATCGGCTATTTCCTCGCACATGGCCTGAAGGCTTGCCGACCTCTCGCCGGCCGTGAACATGCGTAGAGTTATCTCCGGCATGAGCGCCGCCCCGGCCATGGCCTCTGAGGCCGAGCCCCCCTCCCTCACTTTCCTGACCGCAAGCTCAAGCTTCCTTTCGAGGACGGAGTTGTCGAGCACGCTTTTTGACATGCCCATGGCCTCTGGGAGCGTTATCCCCGACCTCAAAAGCATCCCCAGGGTACGGCTGAACTTCGCGACTGAATACCCCCTGTATATGTCCCCTATTCCGGGAGCCTGCAGCTTGAGCCTGTCCAGGAAACCCCTGCCCGAGCCGGTCTTGAGATAATATCTCAGAAGGAAAATGGCGATGAAAACGGCTGGCGGGAAGAAGAGCGCGTTGGCCCTCATGAAATCCGAAACGGCCATGAGGGCCCGCGTACCAAAAGATAGCTCCGATTCGGAGCTCATGTAAACGCCTGCAAAAGACGGCACCACGTAGGTGATCAGAAAGGCCACCACAAGGAGGCTCGCCCCGGCGAGTATCATGGGATACGATGCCGCTGACACCACCTTTTTCCTGACCGCTTCCATCCTCTTCTGAAAATCTATGTAACCTTTAATAGAGGGTATCAGGTCCCCCGTCCTTTCCCCGGCCGCTATCGTCGAGATATAGAGGGACGGGAAAACTGAAGGATGCGCCTTCAGAGCTTCTGAAAACGGGTGCCCTGATTTTATGTCCTTGACCACCCTTTCGAGAATTGCCGAGAGTGCCTGGCTGGTCGCGCTCTTCTGTAACGTCTCAAGTATCTCGACCAGCT
This sequence is a window from Deltaproteobacteria bacterium. Protein-coding genes within it:
- a CDS encoding type II secretion system F family protein; this translates as MARFKVKTGTMDGRVFLKEVEAANIEEARSRLEEEGLIPLEVRSGGFSMSGFRSRVSGSDFLVFNQGFLTLLKAGLQLVEILETLQKSATSQALSAILERVVKDIKSGHPFSEALKAHPSVFPSLYISTIAAGERTGDLIPSIKGYIDFQKRMEAVRKKVVSAASYPMILAGASLLVVAFLITYVVPSFAGVYMSSESELSFGTRALMAVSDFMRANALFFPPAVFIAIFLLRYYLKTGSGRGFLDRLKLQAPGIGDIYRGYSVAKFSRTLGMLLRSGITLPEAMGMSKSVLDNSVLERKLELAVRKVREGGSASEAMAGAALMPEITLRMFTAGERSASLQAMCEEIADFHEQEVEHRVDVLTKLIEPALMIIMGLVIGAIVVLMYMPVFQLGARM